The following coding sequences lie in one Cannabis sativa cultivar Pink pepper isolate KNU-18-1 chromosome 5, ASM2916894v1, whole genome shotgun sequence genomic window:
- the LOC115716767 gene encoding protein phosphatase 2C 57 — MALLSQQLQRFLLTKFLDCPSFKSNPTRSTTSVPPTLKPRTRTCSGAIAIDAQSSPLADVAGVRWGSTSLQGPREEMEDDVVLRSDGLDGFSFAAVFDGHGGSASVKFLRDELYKECCTALQGGLLLTEKHFNTISDALQEAFQKADQKLLNWLELNGEDDESGSTATVILVGNDMMFVSHIGDSCVVLSRSGKVEVLSDPHRPYGSNKVSLQEIKRIREAGGWIVNGRICGDIAVSRAFGDQRFKTKKNEMLKKGVQEGRWTEKFVSRVKFNGDLVTASPDVFQVALGKDAEFVLLASDGLWDYINSSEAVDFVRNQLRQHGDVQLASEKLAEAALDRRTQDNVSIVIADLGQTDWRNLPLQEQNFFLELGQAVATLGIVSLGLWMTTLLSS, encoded by the exons ATGGCTTTGTTAAGCCAACAATTACAGAGGTTCCTCCTCACCAAATTCCTCGACTGCCCCTCTTTCAAGTCCAACCCAACCAGATCAACAACCAGTGTCCCCCCAACTCTGAAACCCAGAACCAGAACTTGCTCCGGCGCCATAGCCATCGATGCTCAGTCTTCTCCGTTGGCTGACGTCGCCGGCGTAAGATGGGGTTCGACCAGTTTGCAGGGCCCGCGAGAGGAGATGGAAGACGACGTCGTTTTACGCTCAGATGGGCTTGATGGGTTTTCTTTCGCTGCTGTCTTTGATGGCCACGGTGGATCCGCCTCTGTTAAATTTCTCAG GGATGAGCTTTACAAAGAGTGTTGTACGGCTTTACAGGGTGGGCTTTTATTGACTGAAAAGCATTTCAACACCATTAGTGATGCTCTTCAAGAGGCTTTTCAAAAAGCTGATCAAAAGTTGTTGAATTG GCTTGAATTGAATGGAGAGGATGATGAATCTGGCTCAACAGCTACTGTTATATTAGTAGGAAATGATATGATGTTCGTTTCACACATTGGTGATTCATGTGTG GTTCTATCTCGGTCTGGTAAAGTAGAGGTATTAAGCGATCCACATCGACCATATGGAAGCAACAAAGTCTCTCTTCAAGAAATTAAAAGGATCAGAGAAGCAGGTGGATGG ATTGTCAATGGAAGAATTTGTGGAGATATTGCTGTATCCCGTGCTTTTGGAGACCAGAGAtttaaaacaaagaaaaacga GATGCTGAAGAAAGGTGTTCAAGAAGGGAGATGGACTGAAAAATTTGTTTCTCG TGTAAAATTCAATGGAGACTTGGTTACAGCATCTCCAGATGTTTTTCAAGTGGCTCTGGGCAAAGATGCAGAGTTTGTACTGTTAGCATCTGATGGCTTGTGGGATTACATTAACAG CTCAGAAGCAGTTGATTTTGTCAGGAACCAACTTAGACAACATGGAGATGTTCAG CTTGCTAGTGAAAAGCTTGCCGAAGCAGCTCTG GATCGTCGCACACAAGATAATGTCAGCATCGTCATTGCTGATTTGGG GCAAACAGATTGGCGAAATTTGCCGCTTCAAGAACAAAACTTTTTCTTGGAATTAGGCCAAGCTGTAGCCACCCTTGGAATCGTATCGCTTGGACTTTGGATGACAACTTTGCTTTCTTCATAA
- the LOC115718165 gene encoding protein PLASTID TRANSCRIPTIONALLY ACTIVE 7 gives MASLTLPFTLSPRTELRVGNFSMPSSNFSVRTQVVSAMKKDNKGRRVWRRRKLTKKDEKLQYNLERVPFLEEQVRKIQEGGKLLTMDIERLLLSEDNRFDFVNEIAAEATEYVVNDSDSYGGHRKAILHVISNRVNDAGFYRPEAYAESDPYKPGPSYLKEEFT, from the exons ATGGCTTCCTTAACCCTACCCTTCACTCTCTCACCG AGGACGGAGCTCAGGGTGGGGAATTTTTCAATGCCTTCGAGTAATTTCTCAGTCAGAACACAG GTTGTTTctgcaatgaaaaaggataATAAAGGTCGACGAGTATGGAGGCGAAGAAAATTG ACAAAGAAAGATGAGAAGTTGCAGTACAATCTGGAAAGAGTACCTTTTCTAGAGGAGCAAGTTAGGAAGATACAGGAAGGAGGAAAGCTCCTGACAATGGATATCGAAAGGCTACTTTTATCAGAAGATAATCGGTTTGATTTTGTTAATGAGATAGCAGCCGAGGCCACCGAGTATGTTGTCAACGACAGTGATTCGTATGGAGGTCACAGGAAAGCAATCCTTCATGTGATAAGTAACCGAGTGAACGATGCTGGTTTTTACAGACCAGAGGCCTATGCAGAATCAGACCCTTATAAGCCAGGACCTTCTTATTTGAAAGAAGAATTTACCTAA
- the LOC115716262 gene encoding RNA-binding KH domain-containing protein RCF3, whose product MERSRSKRYYYNDQDYDSETVGRTRPRYNHHYGNNNNNNHRHRGNAGGGGGGGRTPKPPQSDQSLTVTTSYRILCHDMKAGGVIGKSGSIIKSIRQHTGAWINVHELMPGDEERIIEISDTRRRDPEGRMPNFSPAQEALFLIHERILETDIPGFGGGEEEDYGGVRGGGGNRVTTRLVVSRMHVGCLLGKGGKIIEQMRMETKTQIRILPRDSNLPRCVSMSEEIVQILGDVNAVKNAVAIISSRLRESQHRDRSHFHGRMHSPERFFSPDDDFVPHMNNAGRRPPMEGPGFGSRLPASNNRGNNYGPRPSGFANESGSGPMADNMQQPFYNEDLVFRILCPIDKVDSVFGESDGIIDLLQNEIGVDVKVTDPVAGSDEQIIIISSEEGPDDELFPAQEALLHIQTRILDLIPDKDNIVTTRLLVPCGDIGCLEGRDGSLSEIRRLTGANIQILPRDELPTCISGSDELIQIVGEIKAARNALVEMTSRLRSYLYREFFQKDSTPPSVSVSGSFGNAVGCESSSPGGRTPVRDNLTASDPSTTSYQNVQTVIAAPAVKETGIETTKQNENDRREDTPSGLNRISVPLVTRSTIEVVIPEPAVPKLITKSKNKLAMISELSGANVTLLEDRPELTQKIIQISGAPDQVERAQSLIQGFILSTQEDGP is encoded by the exons ATGGAGAGGTCTAGATCTAAGAGGTACTACTATAATGACCAAGACTATGACTCTGAGACTGTTGGTAGAACCAGACCAAGGTACAACCACCATTACGggaacaacaataataataatcatcgTCACCGTGGTAACGccggaggtggtggaggtggtggaaGGACTCCTAAGCCACCTCAGTCAGACCAATCTCTTACGGTGACCACTAGTTATCGAATCCTTTGTCACGATATGAAGGCCGGTGGTGTAATTGGCAAGTCTGGTAGTATTATAAAGTCGATTCGACAACATACCGGGGCGTGGATCAACGTTCACGAGCTTATGCCTGGTGATGAAGAGAGAATCATCGAGATTTCCGATACTAGGCGGCGAGACCCTGAAGGACGAATGCCGAACTTTTCTCCTGCTCAGGAAGCTTTGTTTTTGATCCATGAAAGGATTCTTGAGACTGATATTCCTGGTTTTGGTGGTGGAGAGGAAGAGGATTATGGCGGAGTTAGAGGTGGTGGTGGGAATCGGGTGACGACTAGACTGGTTGTGTCGAGAATGCATGTGGGTTGTTTGCTTGGAAAAGGAGGGAAGATAATTGAGCAGATGAGGATGGAGACTAAGACTCAGATTAGAATTTTGCCTAGAGACAGTAACTTGCCTCGATGCGTTTCAATGTCGGAGGAGATTGTTCAG ATTTTAGGTGATGTCAATGCTGTAAAGAATGCAGTAGCAATAATTTCATCACGGTTGAGGGAGAGTCAGCATCGTGACCGTAGTCATTTCCATGGGCGAATGCATTCCCCAGAACGTTTCTTTTCTCCTGATGATGATTTTGTTCCACATATGAACAATGCAGGTCGTCGGCCACCTATGGAGGGGCCTGGTTTTGGATCTCGCTTACCTGCCTCCAATAACAGAGGAAACAATTATGGTCCCCGCCCATCTGGTTTTGCAAATGAATCCGGGTCTGGCCCCATGGCTGACAATATGCAACAGCCCTTCTATAATGAGGATCTTGTGTTTCGAATACTTTGTCCAATTGACAAGGTTGACAGTGTTTTTGGAGAGTCTGATGGGATTATAGATCTGCTTCAAAATGAAATTGGTGTGGATGTTAAAGTTACTGACCCGGTGGCTGGTTCAGATGAACAGATTATTATCATTTCATCTGAGGAG GGCCCTGATGACGAGCTCTTTCCAGCTCAGGAAGCTCTGTTGCATATTCAAACTCGCATTCTTGATCTTATTCCTGACAAGGACAACATTGTAACTACTAGATTGCTTGTTCCCTGTGGTGATATTGGTTGTTTAGAGGGAAGAGATGGATCCTTGTCAGAAATAAGAAGGCTAACTGGTGCCAATATACAAATTTTACCTAGAGATGAACTTCCTACATGTATATCAGGAAGTGATGAACTCATACAG ATAGTAGGAGAGATAAAAGCAGCTCGAAATGCCCTTGTTGAAATGACATCAAGACTTCGAAGTTACCTATATAGGGAGTTCTTTCAAAAGGATTCGACACCACCTTCTGTCTCTGTATCTGGCTCTTTTGGTAATGCTGTGGGATGCGAGAGCTCCTCTCCTGGTGGTAGAACTCCAGTTCGCGATAATCTTACTGCAAGTGATCCGTCTACGACTAGTTATCAAAATGTTCAAACTGTGATAGCAGCACCAGCAGTGAAG GAGACTGGAATTGAAACAACAAAGCAGAATGAGAATGATCGTCGTGAAGACACTCCTAGTGGTTTGAATAG AATCTCGGTACCTCTTGTTACGAGGAGTACAATTGAAGTTGTCATACCGGAACCTGCAGTTCCAAAGCTCATAACAAAATCGAAAAACAAGCTTGCCATGATTAGTGAG TTATCAGGAGCCAATGTAACCTTGTTAGA